TAATTCCCAGACAACTTGGCAAGAAATATTACAAACACAATCATGAAACAAATCTGTGTTCAGGATGCTACTATGGAGGTTGCAATACATATTCACTAGATatacagcaaataaaaaaaaacaccaaacaaaacaaacaagtaatTGGGATATTCAAACAAGAAGATATAGCAAAGCATTTGATTAACTTCCAAGAaggtattatttatttttatctactGCATCACCCAACAGATATCAAAGAACTGTAAAAATACTGGTAGTCTAGATaatggcttttttaaaaaatatctataTCGCATCCTTAGAGAGATTATGGTCATCTACCCCCCATTTTACCTGAAATGAGTTTCataaaattccagatttttatatataaagaCACTCTACACTTCTGTTGCACATCAGATCTTCTTGACTTCCATACTCCAGGCTCCTCCTAACACAGCTGACAAAGTTTCTCAGAAAATACAAACACTTGGCTGTAGAGTCAGATGGAATAACCTGCAGGCACAGGTTCACTAAGATGTGTTTTGAGCTGTGAAGTGACCCCACACTCACCTCTTCCTTCAGCTGGAAATACACAAGAGATGCTAAACTTTGGGAGGCCATGTGAGATAACAGCCGATCGTCACAACCAAGCAGGTGAATCTGGAGACaggtaaaaaaaggaaaactatcTAAGGCacatccctttttattttttctccttccttaaaataataataataactttaaaaaatccttcagaaGTTACCAATTTTGAGTCAATTTTTGCCTCCTTCAGAAGAAGAGCAAAGATTTCACAGTACTTCTGTCTCACGTGGAGCTCAATTTCCTGGGACTCTGCTTTGGCCACCATCATTTTGATCAAGGTGAGCTGGAGCAGCATCACCTCTCGTGGGCAGAACGAGGGGCTCATGTTTGCAAAGCTGGTGGATAACTCATCTGTTGCAGGGACAACATCGGACATATCAGTGTCCTGATGGCTCTCAATGCCACCAGCAGTAGATGGCAGAAGCTTCTGATGACAGGGTTCATCTCCTTCTGGTGGCTGCTCAAGACACAGATTAATTAAAGAGGAATAATGATGGCTTTCCCTCGCTAGGGGAATGCCTGCCAGGACGTCCTTATAcatctgctgcaggagagagaTCTTCATTATGAGATCATGCAATATTCCAGAAAATGCTGTGTGTCTTCACTGATTATTCGCTGCAAATCAGCTTCCAAGTTACTTTCATCCAGTAAGAGGAACAGAAGCACCACTGGGCATTTCTCTTCTAAGTTAcctataaataaaacattttgctgtTACTTTGCAAGCTACTAGAAAATATAAGGGAACAACGCATTTTTAGAGTTAATGCTACCATTATTAAACTTGTTTTGGAAATGCAAATTCAGCTGCACAAAACTGTCACAGTGAGacataaaaatgaagaattacCATGCTGGGAAGAAGTTCACAGTTCCAGTGTTATATTACCAATGCCAAAATTCATTTGCTAGAATTAACAAACCCAAAGATGACTATCGTTAGGGGCTACTTCTAAAGATGTGAGAACTTGGATTAGATCTTTCTCTCCATTGCTAAAACTACTAGAACCTAAATTCTTTTGTGACAGATGCCTCCAAAAACTGACATAAAATTTCAGATGCAATTTTTCCTCTGAACTGGCGACGTTCATTGCTCCAGCGAGGCTGGAACTGGAAACAGCTCTCAAAAACATGGAAGCCTAAGGAAGGACAAGTCTTGACTTTTGCTGCACACAGGCTCAAGGTGGGCTGACCTCAAGGGCACAGCAATTaagaagctgaaaattaaaaaattattttaaaacaaagtgtGAAATTTATTaagagccaaaaaaaaaccctacttaAACATATttaggaaaggtaaaaaaaaaatctttatccCCATATCAATGGAAGATATTTTTCAATCACAGCACTGGAATATTTGCTACAGCTTAAAATGAAGAGCTATTAAGAATTTGAATCTCTGCATGAAGTGTGAGCACCTAAGCCCTCACAATTCCCTATCCAGTATGTAAATGGCCAGACAGATACCccattttcccagaaaaaaaaaacaaccttaaGAACATCAGGGTTTCTTTTCTCACCTACATTGAGAGTGATGCTCATCTGCAGTATTTATCTTTTTAGAGCAGTTTTAACATGCTCTCTAACCAGACcccttttaattaaaaccaacAAACCTCATTACCTGTACGTATGGTGAAGTAAGGAGTGGGACTTAAGCTGATTATAGGAATTTTCATACTTTTTGGATCCTTATCTCTAAGTCTGGCATAATCAACCAGGTCGAATTCCAGGCAGAATCCTGCAGCCACCCACCTGTGGTtggcttttatttaaatactaCATTTCCCCTTTCTtaccaaaggaagaaaacagttcAGTCTTCCAACCAGTAAGTAAATTCTAAAGATCTTCCTATCTATATATCAATTCTACCTGCATTTGTCATCcaaccaaatattttaaattactacTTCTTTTTAGCAGAATATTAGAGAAACAATGAAGTTGTAAAAGTCAGTGtaggaggctttttttttcctagcttatAATCTTCACAAGTTTTAGAAACAAcatcaaataattaaaattacacCTTCATTTTTacaacctgattttttttcatcgCAACTGAAGCATGTCTTGACAAAATGGCTTTCCAAAGGCACAAAGGATTAGAGGGAGACCAAGATGTGCTACCCTGACTCATCACTTCTCCCACTGTCAGAAAGCATTTCCTTCCgaaaagaaactaaaatttgAGAGCATGAAGTTGCCTGCAGGAGTGATCTACAATTCCCTCTGGCgtggtatttttaaagacaCATTCAGCAAGGGCTGACCTGAAAACTCCAAAATGTTACAGCATGTTCCTCACCTGATAGCACCAAGAACCCTTCCCCCATCCTTCCCCCTACTCCACATTTTGCTGGATGTTAAGAACAAATCTGCTATTTCAGGCAATAAATCTCCTTCTCATTTGTGGAATCTTTTCAGAATTCTACTTGAGGTGTAAATTTATGACCTGAAACCTCATAAAACTTCTTCAGAAATCACTCTCAATATTTTATAGACCTATTGTTCCTATCCTtgagttttatttcttcctaaatGAATACCTAATAAAGTAAAATCATCTCAACACATTTACTTGTGTTTGAGTTCAACTTGAATTATCACCTCATGTGGTCAATGGAGAGATCTCTCGCACAAATTCACACGATCCAGCACGGTGGTTAAGGCAGAAGAGATTCAGAACTTTTCTAGGACATCCACTGCGAGATTTCACCTTCACCACATGATTTTGGCTGTGCTTTCCTGGATCCTCCCATAACACATTTGCGTTCCACCATTAATTTGCAAACTTTacaaaagcatctttaagataCGTCTCACTCACACATGACAACAGATCACAAACATAAGTCACTGAAGGGAATGAAAAGTGAGGGGGCTTATTTTGAAGGCATTTACTTCAAAGAGGGAGAAAATATCAGACAAGGACTAAATTTGTTTCAGGCACAGCACGAGAGTGAAAAGCTCAAAGCTGAAGAGTAAAGAAAAGCAGTGACAAACTCCAACctttatttgtattatttatcTGAGTTACTCATGACAGCATCTAAAAGCCAATTAAGGCAATGCCTCACAGAGCCAGACTCCTGCATAAACGACAAGTAACAGTTCTAAAAACCCTATATACAGAGTGATCAGGCAAAACGCAGAGAACTATGAAAAAAGTGAGAAACCCAAAAACTGGGGTTTTATATGTTATTTTCATGATGAATAATGCTTTAGAATCAAAATCAAACTTATGCTTCACCACTTGTATCTCCAAGTTACCGTGCATCATTGTGAGTAATTTGTGttagtaaaaaaaggaaaaaaataatatcaacTATGTTAGTGCCATCAAATGACAAAGacattcttctctgtgagggtggtgaggcagtgacacagggggcccagagaagctgtggctgtccctggatccctggaagcgtccaaggccaggcttgAAAGGGCTTAGAGTAACCTGGGttagtggaaggtatccctgcccatggcaggggatggaatgagatgagctttaaggtaCCTTTTGGAGAGAAACTATCCAAAGCCCCACCctatttcccttaaaaaaatctgatcaaGCAAAATGAAACCTCAGTCCATGACCTCTGGGTATGAATCGGAAGGCTCCAGGTCTCCTTACAATAAAATGATCATagcatttaaggaaaaaaaatacactttagACTCCTTGAATCTGCAGTGGCTTCGTAGGCTCATCTCTCAATAAAGAGTAAGCTTCTTTACAGAGCTGAAATACTGTAAACGcttctaaattaatttcatttccttccagAGTTTGCAAACAACCTGAGCTGAGCAATCCCTGCTAACTGTGACACCTCAGCACGCCGGATGCTTTGGCTGCAATTCTGCCGAGCGCCTTTAgtcaccgctggcagcggcaGTCCCGGACCGGCCTCACCGGCCCCTCACGCTCATCGGAACCCTCGCCACACGCGACACTCGGGGCGGACAGAGCGAGAACGGAACTGCCGCTTCTCCAGagtccccacagccccatgcTGCCGGACTGAGGGCAGCCCAGGCCTCCTGCGCCTCACCAGCGCGGCTTCCCCACAGCGCAGAGACCCCGCGGACCCACCCAACGACCCTTCCCTCATCGGCCCGCTGCTGCCTCAGCGCCCCAAGGACTCTCCTCTCAGCCCTTCCTGGACTCCTCCACATTCCCCCGACCGCTGTCCCTCAGCCGCCACCGCCTCATTCCCCGGGCCCGCCCCTGTTCAGTCAAACCACGCCCACATCATCACAGCCCCGCCcatcccatccagccccaccTCCCTCGCTCCAGGCCCGCCTCTCGGCCCCCCCCCGCCCGCACGCCCGCGGCCCCGCTTAGTCACTCCGAGCCGCGGGGCGCACGGGCCCGTCCTCGCCCCGCTGCCCAGCGGCCGCTGCCCGGCAATGCTCGCCACTCACCCGCCCCCGGAGGACCGCGAGGCCCAAACTCCGCTCCGTCACAGCGCCGGaaccgccgccgccgccccctgTCGCAAAGCCGCCCCCCCCCGTTCCTCCGCGGCTTTACGGCAGCGGGGCGGAGCCGCGGGGCGGGCCCGCCGTCGGCCCGGCGGCCAAtggggcgcggcggcggcgcgcgggcgggggcgggccCGCCGTCAGGCCGGCGGCCAatggcggcgcggcggcggcgcgcgggcggggcggggccggcgcggcgggcgcggatTGGCCGCGGCGCGGGTCAGTCCCCGCCCGCCGACCCCGCCGCGAGCCGAGGGGGGCGGCCCGGAGCGAAGTGTCCCCGCTCGGCTCGGCCCCCCCCCGaccccccgcccgccgccgccgccagcgcGGGGGGCGGCCGCGCCCGgggcccccggcccgccccgcaCCGGCACGCGGGTCACGCAGGTAACCCCGGCTGCCCCGGGGTCCCTCGCggcgcggggaggggggggcgcGACCCCGTGGCCTCCCTTCGCCCGCACCGGGCAGCCCCTCCGGCGGGTGCGGGGCTGTGAGGGGCGCCCCCGCCGTCCCCCCGGGGAAGGGGTGCGCGGCCCCCCGCCGCCCCTGCCCGCTCCCACGGCGGGCTCCGGGCCGCCCCCGGGGTTGCCTGCGGAGGGGGGTCCCCGTCCCCAGCCCCCGGCGGCGCCCCGGGTGCCTTGGCGGCCGCCGGGCCTTGGGGCTTTGCGCCGGGGCTTGGCCggctttttgtgtgtgtgtgtgtgtgcgtgtgcgcGGCTGACGGCTCCTGGAGCGTGAACTCCTGCGAGGGAGAGGTttggtttcccagcagctcagctttcTGGGTTACTTCCTGTCCCATTCTTTAGCACTTATCTTTACTTCCAttccctggaggagctgccttGACAGGGCAGCGGTCCTGCCGTTATTATCCCTGCAACTCCTTAGTATCCTGAGAGAGTGTCCTCCTTTTCCAGGAGAGATCCCGATTTTGATGAATAACCCCTTCCCTTCCAAATTTGCGAAGGCTCTTCCTATTTTACCCAGCTATCGCTTTTGTATTAACCAATCttcatttctctcttttatgTCATTGTGTGGCTCAGctgtactttatttttttttttttaggtttaaGCTGCCTTaaaggagaattaaaaatagtgactccaaagaacaaaataacacagaagagagaaaacagcactcaaaaaacccccagaaaggTGATGATTCATTTAGACTCTCAGAGTCATCCTAGACACATGGTTTGGCTGGGATTGGGGcctcttgtgttttttttgATTTGAATAGGTAGCATTAGATTTCTTTGTTCTCTTAAAACCTAGTTGCTGTTGACCTTTTAAAGTTTGAAAGCTCCGAATCCCATTGGAAGTACAGTTCCGCTTGTGATACTTCataattttccaaaattattctGCAAGTTTGATTATGAGTTGCTACTTAATGGGGTTTTTGTATCTCCATCTCAGGGATGTcacttaaaattacttttctgtagGTCGTTAAAAGGATCTTTTCTTTAAGTCTTTCCATAAATTTATGGGTTTGGCACAGCCTCTGTTTCGGTTTTGATTCTAAAATCTTTATTGAGCTAGGTCATGGTAATTGCATTGTGTTGGTTTAGTCATAACTCACTCCTGCGTGGGTCACTTTCTTGTGTTTGTGTTGTAACGGAGCtgcaaaaattgaaattaaCTTAATTGGATGGTGTCTGCTTACAAGTACTTACTTTTTGGGCTGAGATCATAGAAGAAGATGATGCTGTTGGGTgcttaaggggaaaaaatgaaaggagtCATCAAAAGCAATGCTGCTGGTAGGAGGGAGGTTCTGTTTCGGGGGAGAGCTGTTCGTAGGGAGAACTGCGTGTTTGACGTGGTGAGATGAAGAGATGGATCCTAGGAGAGAGAGTGGGGGGGTGAATGATGTCAGCCAGGCTTTTTCTGCATCCTGCTGTCAGCGTGCTCCAAAGGATGGAGTTTCTGCGCGCTCTTCTCACGCGGGGTCTGTCTCAAAGCCGTTTTAGCCTGTTTCAAATGTAggtgagtttggttttttggcaAAGGCGTCCTCCATAGAGGTCCCTCTGGTCTGTGTCGTGTTTTCAGAGATGTCACTGGCTGTACCAAAACCTTGTTCATTGTTGGCAGTCAGTTGTTTTTGAGCGTTAGCCTGCAGGAGAAAGAGCAGTATTTGTTGCCAACAGCCTTGGTCAAGGCTGGATCATTTTTCCAATACAGATGTCTTTAGATTAAGACAAAAAGTAGTTGCTCTGTgttgaaaattaaatagaaaatccCTCCGTAACACAAGTGCAACTAATTCTGAAAAACTCTTTGGGactgcagagaagaaatttcCCGTGTTATTTTGATGACCCACGAGTAATGGCAGAACACGTGGACATGCCCAGCGTGATTCCAGGAGGGATTTTCCTGCTAATAGATGAGACAGATGTGCTTCAGTACAAACTTACCAGCGCAGCTatggcacagctgcttcatCTGAATTTAGTTTATTGTAACTCCCTTTTCCCAACCCAGCCAGTGCCTCTCACGTCAGAGCTGTAGCTGCTCCAACAGGACGTCTCTTGGTGCTGACAATTCATGGGATCCTTGGGATTTATTCACAACAGGAGACCTAAGTTTTCGTTTGATTTGTGAAGTTCCTTCCTAGTGTGAAATGCCAGTGCAGCAAAGTTTGATTCAGATGCAGAGACTGGAATTGAGTTCATAGGAATCAGGGAATTAATTTCTGGCAGAAATTTGCACATGGTCGAAACAAGGCTCGGAGATCCTGAAGTCCTGCTTTTGATCCCTGGGAGAAATGCAGCATGTTGCAAGTATAGCAGCCTTTTAGAGAAAGCTTTAGTCTTCAGGCtgtattttgggtttgtttttctcactGTGAATTCTCAACCCTTAAAGGAAATGTGCTGTCTGAGGgatggctttgttttgttccagCAATGCTTACAGAATGATATTATCATAGTGAAAATCTTGCTTTGTTCCCTAAAGACATCCAACAAATTTTGTCCACTTGGATGCTTTTAAGCTGCATTAAATAGAAATACTTATCAAATGTGCTTCTAGAGATTGGTGAATGACACTAACTCTGTAAGCAGCACTCAGCTGGTTtatcagctctgctgtgagaaTTAGGGCCTAAGTGACTCTTTTATTGTGGTTTGAACTTGCCATTGGTTCCTGCTTCTGTTGTTCCATGCAACGTTGGTGTTTGGGTTCTCTAACGATAGTAAGTCACGTGAGAATACATTAATCTTAGCAATTAACACTTGCTACAAATTAATTACTTATAAGGCTAAGCTTCCATCTGACTTCTGCTGTTTAAAACTTAGTAATAGCACTGCTGGAAGTTGGAGGAGAATTGGTATTTTTTGCTTGGTACACGAGGATCTCCAAGCATGCTGCAGAGCACAAGCTCCCTGCAGTTTGTCAGTGCACATCTTGAGGGTGGAGGTTCTGGCTCTGTGAACCTGATGCAGCATTCTCTGCTGAAAAAAGAGCTGTAAGGCCTTGCTTTAGCATCAGCACTGAGGTCCTGCCTTCAGAAGGAATCACAGGATTTTATTCACGGGGCTCTGCTTGTGCTTAAGGTTGCCAGTGTATGGGTGGGGTGCTGAGGATGGTGAGTAGTTGCTCTGCTTTCTGAAGGTGATGTTTCCCTCAGGTTTGCAGACCTGAAGTTGCTTGAGCTGGGTGATCTCTCTGATTTTTCATCAGGCCCAAAGTCACAACCTCTGTGAGGTGGATAATTGTAGTAAAATGACACCTCTGTGCTTCAGTTTCACCCACCTGCAGAATGAGACAACACGACAGCTGCTTATTAGTGTGTAACAACACCACCTCGAGTTCTGTGAGCACCTGAAATTGGTGGGGCACTTGTAGATTAACTCTTttggttattttaaatttattacatCTGAGCTACCAGCTGGCCTTACGGGAGCTCTCATCAGAAATGTGTAACTTTTAAAGACAGCTTGTGAGGAGTGAAGGCTTCTTTCCTTTGAAGCAGCAGTTCTCTGTGATGTTTTGGATTCGTGCACTGTTAACTCATTGCTTTCAGGCCCAGCAACTTGCATGTGTTGCTTGATGATTTTCATCTCAGCCACGGGGATACCTCTCTTGGGGTCTGTCTGGGCTGTAGCATGGAACGTTCAGCAGAAAACATGTACGGGATTATAGG
This region of Hirundo rustica isolate bHirRus1 chromosome 13, bHirRus1.pri.v3, whole genome shotgun sequence genomic DNA includes:
- the LINS1 gene encoding protein Lines homolog 1 isoform X8; the protein is MKISLLQQMYKDVLAGIPLARESHHYSSLINLCLEQPPEGDEPCHQKLLPSTAGGIESHQDTDMSDVVPATDELSTSFANMSPSFCPREVMLLQLTLIKMMVAKAESQEIELHVRQKYCEIFALLLKEAKIDSKLIHLLGCDDRLLSHMASQSLASLVYFQLKEEDALNVPWLSFSLNTLLGFPGNARVAACLWTLAAVLKETLKDALVPGAGLLRKLLVPLDAVLEGFYNAILLHQFDSHHYTSPYSEATNNLISFIDLLEALLASRTELELPLRL